The Apostichopus japonicus isolate 1M-3 chromosome 20, ASM3797524v1, whole genome shotgun sequence nucleotide sequence cataccaagtatgaagacATCCAAGCTTCGCTCTTGAGTTATTGCATTTACACAAGGTTTTCTGACTGTGACttctattgacctcaaatgatctttgacctcaataaaaaCCATAGGGTTGTCTTACTCACTAAGGTGGATCTACCTTCTTAATTTGATCATTATCTAAGTTTGAAATCTGAAGTTATAGTATTTAAAAGGGTTTCATACTTTAAACTCTTTTGACCTCCATAGCTATAGCCCTGCAACACTAACAAAAGCATTACATTTGGTATTACAGTGTACCTTAGGCAACATGGAATTGGAATTCCATCATTCTGGATATCTAGGAATATAAACATGCTGATTACAAGCTTATAGATCTTGTGAACACATTCATAACTTGAAGTAACCTTTGACTTCCAACAAGGGAATAGCACCTGAGAGCTCACTATGAGGCATTTACAGACCAAGTATGCCAGATTCAAGTAAGAGAACAGCAAAGCTGAACATCCAAAATGAGTATTAATTTTTCTCAGAGACCATGATGGTAGCTTTCACCATAAAAATGAGCACAAATTCTAGGATTAATGATTTCTAAACCAAGTCATGAGAGTGGGGAAAAAACTTATAAGTTTGAACGTACAAGTTTTGTCATCAGATCAAAGTCATAGATTATCTTAGGCTCACCTGGCAAATCTGGCAAGTAGCTTGGAACGTCTATTTCTGGAACTTCTCCCAAGTCTGGGACGTAAAAGTAGTTCTCGGCAGTGAGGCGATCTAACTGTTCTCTCTGCGTGATTGACTCGGGAGCTGCTCCCATCTCCTCCTCTTGCTCATCTTCCAGAGCCTTTCTGGTCTTGGTGACAGCTCCCAGCGGATCTATCATCACATACTTCTTGTATCTGTACATATTAAGGAATTAAAACAGCTCAACGTAATGGACTGCAACATTGAAACTCTAAAAGTCGGTTCAAAGGTAAACCGGCTTAACCACTCTATTTTAAGTATCAAGATTGGTACAGTATACTATACAGTAGTTGATATAAATCAGTGTTTTTTAAGTATTATATAACAGTAGAATATTAACTCAACAAAACCAATGGTTGATTGACAAAGATCTGTTCCCATCCTCTCTCTTCCCAAACTCCCtccccccaatccccccccccctcaggcAACAAGATGAAATGTTCAATTAATGAGCCATGATGAAAACAATACTAAGGAGCTTTCTGGGATTTGCTGACTTCTTGGGTCCATCCTAGGCTACTCTTCTTACAGACGTGCTTTTGCTACGCAAATTAAGTAATGGATTTTGATATTCAAAATATGTATACACATTTTGAAGCTTGAAAGAGATATCTGTGTTTGCATGTCTACAGGCAGAATAAATGTTTTCTCAGAAGCTAAGACTACGacaacaaaaaatagaaaatgttacACTGTGTTATGAGGCACAAGTTGCCAAAGTGTACCAATACCTGCAACCACTTCACAATACCATACCCATAATTATTGTTGTACTTACGGATTTTCTGACGTGTTGAATAACAGCAGATTGGAAACTGAAGTGATGTTCTTGGGTAATCCTCCAAGCCCTTCATGAGTATTCCCACCTTCCTTATCTTTCTTGGAAATATTGAGCTGAACATTGTAAAATTGCAGTTTTTCCTTCAAAGACCTGTTATCTAGGTTGGCATGTTTACTGTGTAGCTTTCTGGACGGTCGTTGAATCGTGCCCAATTCGGAGCTTTCTTCAAAGACTGAAACATACGAATGCTTGTCCTCGGGGGCCGGATATTTATTGCTGGAAAATACTTTGATAGCTTTTTTGCTGTTTTTGATTTTGTCTACTTTAGCTTGAGCGACCTCAAGCCTCTTATTAACACCGGTAAGTTTGTCCTGCCCGTCTTTGACTCGTTTCTCGATTCTGTCAAAAACATCGTTGGCAACTTTTTCCAGGTACTCTAGAGCATctgcaatttgatgaattgtCTCTTCTCGTCTGAGATCCGGCTGTATGATCGGAACGCTGTAAACCTGTACTGGCATTATGTTGCTGTCCTAGTCTCTCATGCAGGAAGAAATCATCAAATCTAAAACAAGGAGAAGGTtaaaataatcatttcaaaatgTCATAAAAAGTCAATTACAACGACTAAGCAGCCAAATCACTTTTAATAGTTATCATGTCATAAGAATTAAGTTAATCAAGATGATCTTGAGATGACAATTTGGACACAAATATATGTGACTTGACATGCATACTAAATGATCACAGTCATTCATAGTCCTTGTGTGGTATGATTCAGGTAGTAGTACATTACTTTCTTAGTCCTACAATCATACTCTAACTTTAGGCGGGATCATTTTCCTTAGTAAGCCATTTGTAGGTCAAATTATCTTGGTGTCATGGGTCTTTATTCTAGTTCTTAAGCCTTGCCTGAAATTATTACTACCTAGGCTactagtaggatggtgacttcgaagttcggccacttaagacttaaaacaccccaaaactaaatcttctggtataaatcatttgaaaatatacttcatatggtgggagaattttgttatagtacgatacacggccaaactttctttcctgcaaactgttttcacgttgttttccaagaagattcttcgtgattgtggaactggtatttcttgctagagtattgcgaagttcggacacgcaacccacagtgtggcgctagtgataaaattggtggcgcagttgcttttcagtaattataacagacttcatagatcttcgtcattttattgacaaatatgtaagtaatttcttgcacacgggtcattttggagagaaaataactgtagcttcgtactttttggtgaaatttgacacttcctgtagattttcatggtgaaatcgtgtatttcttagggtgtccaaactttcgcagtatgccgaacttcgcaatactgactatactagtagTATTACCATGACCTAACCTACTGGCTAGTAATATTACAATTAGCCCAACACTGGTGTAGCTTAGCAGCATCAGTTTAAAAACATGAGTAAGTTGCTTGTCCTTTAAGCTAATACTATCTAGTACAAATAGCACAATAAATTAGCAGAATATCCCTTACTGTTACTGTGTAAGGACTAAGGTGAACTTGCTTAAAAGTtatactaggcctaggcctgtACAGGCTGTATTATGTTATGCCAAGGCTAGTCCTAGCCTAACTTGCACTGTATGATTAACCTTACGCATTTGCAAataaaatggtgcattttctGAGATTATATACCAGGTGTATCAAGGAAATAACTAACACCAATTTCCATAAAATAATGTTGATCATCCAGAAAGATTCCACTCAAGAATTTCTGATGAAATACCGAAAGGAAAGAGTTTATTAAATCATTCGTAGTTTGACCACACTACCATTTGTTCATTATGCCAGAATCCAAGGAGGAGTATCCTCTGTCTATAATTTTGCATCTGAAGATATGTTATAGCGCCACATACTATGGTTACTCACTTGTGGTTTCAAATGAATCCCCAAAATAGGGTAACATTCATTCTTTGGGCGGATCtagaggggaggggtaggggcaTCTCTTGAATGTATCCCTAGCCCTGGTATAAAAATCCTTTCAATTTGTCGTATACATTTATAGGTCCTAAGTTGTGCACGATAAGACGTGACTGTCTATTTATATAGCGCCCAACGACGGTGGGTTATAACTAACATCACTTCATGACggctaaaatggcaattacaCCGTAcaccaaacacaaaaaaaagtttttatttATACTTATAATTCATGCATTCGACAATTAGATTTACAAAAACCTGAAGTTAACTTCCTCTTATAGCCCATGCATATACACCACATGCTGGGtgttaatattttggtttataTTTAGCAATTATAAGGAATTATTAAAGATGACAGATATAGTTGTTAGGTAGTTATATCGAGACATCGTCGTCACGCAATATACGCGAAACTAGGCGACTTGAATTTTCAATGATCCTACAAATGAAGTAATTATAGCACAAATATTCTCCGGAATACCAGACGTGACCGTTGAACTATGTGAAACAGCAGATTTTGTGCTTTATGACAGAGGTCACGGGGGCGAGGCTCTCCTTTTGAAAGCAACCCACAActcaataagaaaacaaaagtttgaatttttagCCTACTTTATCAAGCATAATGATGTTGAAGTTCATACCTAGCGATCCATTGCGTAATTTCGTTGGTACAGTTATTATAGAATTCTGAAACAATGGATAAGGAGTACCGGTTAGAGCGGGACCCGAGGAGGTGACGTCATCAGTAAATTTGTgctgacaataaaaaaaatttccaGACTCTGGttaaacatatttgaaagaaCAATTTATCTTGAAAACCGAAGCATGAAAGGTACAACAATGTTGCGATACAGGTCTTTCCTGAAGCGGTTTCTAGCATATTCATGCatctttcaaatatgtttaatGGGATATTTCCTGCTTCGTCAGCAAAAATGtactgatgacgtcatctcctCGAAGCGGATCTTAACGACAAGAAGCAGGAAATGAAAGaagttattttttcttttccctgaAACTGGTATCAGGGAGCTATTTCAGCTCCCTGGTCATTTGGAATACTACATACAGACCGATGCGGCCACATAACTTAACATGGTATACCATGCTTCATATATCATGGGCTTACACGTACGCTAGGAGAGCTTTATTTTCGCATTTTTACGTCtgtaatattacaaaatatcatACCAAAATCGCTACAATTGCAAACATGCTTTTCTGTGTGATAATGAATATATCAAAGTTATTAATAGGTTTCTATAGGAAGTATGAAGTCATACTATGAAACCGAAAAAAGGGATGAcaacaaaatttatattttttgtaaagATTTCTCCTGCTCTTTACCATATTTAGTGGCCATTTTGCCATATAATATATTTCCCTTCTTAGCAAACTTATGGAATAGAATTCATAATTCCTGCATTCGAATATAGCAAGTGACAAATTGAACTTTAGCCTTTGTAGGATTAGTAATGTTATgctttatattaaaataaatataaataataaaatataaatataaattatattaaaataaatatacaaggAGACAATCACATCTTTAATGAAAAGCTTACATAAAGATTCCATATTATCCTGCTGTTTATTCACAGTGAGCTATTAAAATACACATATCCTTCATTTGTGTATAGTTAAACACGCAGTGTGGTTACCACCTCTAGGAAACATTGAGAAACACGAATAtaggaaatgaaaaatttcCTTCCTTTTAAAAAAATAAGACACATGAAGCTAAAATTAGAGTCCCTGTCATACGCATGTGACATTTCGTTTCGTAATatacttcacacaaaaaaaaaacccctatATGCCGCAATATCGAATATTTGATGAAACGAAAGGAGCTGTATATTGCACCAGGTCAgcattttgcaatatttgaacATATATCAAGTTTTCACCGCAAGAATGTAATTGAAGTTTTAGAGAGCAAACGGGGAACAAAAATATTGAATAGAACGTGATTTAAATCAGTGCCGCCAGGAAACCTTGATGTTTACACCCAATGTCGTTGGTGCCGTgattcagtttttttctcttttttttctagatttgtttttaattttctctgATCCTCTGTTTATTAGTGAACAATCTTCCGGActagtttattttgtttgtttacaagGAAAACGGAAATGAATCGAACAATTGATGATTAAATTTTAATCCAAACAAATTTGCGGCTGGCAAGTTTAATCAGTAGCATTACATACAGATTAACGGTTTACTATAATCCACTAATATCACATAATACACTCGTGTACAGGTGACCATGCATGTTCTGTCAATTTCGATGTTAAACTCCTTATCCATATTATATACGCCAATCTGGATAAGAGCAGGGAACGACATAAAAAGAGGGCGTTTCTTCAGAATGAACATTTCTATTCAACAACagtcaagaaaataaaactgcACTGTCATATAATGTTAATATCTCCACTGAGTTGGCGAAGCGGGATCAGGGGAAAACCACTTAATTACgatattttaaaactttcattaaataaatgaaaaatttaatGAGTTATCTTAATTATAGTTTAATCTCACAAGAATGTGTACGGTCTTTTAACTTTCAGTTTTACTTTCTGTTATGATGTAAAtagttattttttgttttaatttttcagtATACTTTCTTCATGTCATGAATATACTTATGAAATACAAAGTGTCTGTACGACGAACATTAACTGTGCTCGTTAATCACTACGTAACTCTTTTGATGAACACGGATAGATGATGTCTTAGTCTGAATTGCAATCAGATTCTGAGTACTGTACTCAGTGTATAGGTTTGGACAAATCACAAACTAATAAGAACGACTGTTCTAAAGTTACCATGttgtaatcaaaataaaataaaactgttagcaaactgattacccactaaagagcctgtgtaagagaatgtgtaaaagtaagttggcctgacgtttcgatcctagcaggatctttttcagaggctaaatgacaagttctGTACTATATAATCCGCTTTTTCAGTGGTACGCCCGATCGAATTTTGTTACCACATGAACTGTTGGGAAAAGCTCACATTTCCCCTTTCGAAAACTTCCTTTCTGCTTTCGGCGAAACCACGTCCATGTAATTAAATATTTTACCTTGATGCTTTTTAACATTTGTGATCGAAATTACATCATTTCTATATATGATCGTTAAATTTTACTGAAACCCGCGTCCAACAGCCATATATGTGTGTTATAATATACATTCAGGTAAATTCTTGTAACTTCCTTGTATTGCCTAATTACTAGAAGGTAAAATATATTGTCAAACTGTGGTGTTACTACCAGACGAAATGTATAGAGGGAGGCCGATAACCCCGACTACACTACTCGGCGAACCATATTATCGCCAATTTCACTGTGAATCTCATTGTTTCTATTATACTCTCTTAAAACCTCATTAATCTACTCAACATTAAGCTACTCAACAGGCTATTACTCGGATTCATATGACAATGGCACATCATCCTCTGTACTAAATTATCCCTTAAAAGACATCATAACTCGATGTTAACGATGTCACCCCACTTCTTGCAGATCgaattgttaatgttaaactatagctatacatatataatataatacttcTAACTTATAACGGCTGGTGTGAACCAAGGGCAAACTCCCTTATTGAACGGGCTAGTCTTCAGCGGGAAAACTCTTTAATGAAACAACTTCTTTAGGAATGAAAGAGCACAGAGGAACACTACCACGGTTTGGGGATTCACTTTCTATAAAGGAAGAAATCAGCCCGAGTATCAGAAGCTTGGGATGCACACGTTTTCAATGAGCTGGCGCACAGCTCCGAGTGCTTACGGGGTGGGTGTGTTACAATCATGGTTATCACTGTGTGAGGCTATATTCATCCCTGCTGTTGTAAATCTCCTTCTGTTCCAGTTGTAAGCAGAATTAAGAGTGGTGCAGACTTGAAATTGTAAATGCCAAAAACAACATTTACTTCTTTGCAGCATGAAACATCGATGAACACAGCTCTAAACTATAAAGTGGAAGTGGGTAAAATTGAAACAAAGTATGGATGGCACTAGTTAAAGTAACGAGGGTATGATGAAAGTATGGATGGTTTAATACAAGTATGAATGGTATATAATGAAAGAATGGACAGGAATATATTTCCACAATTTTGCATGtacacaaaataatgacaaattaATAGTTTAATTCCCTCCAGTACCATAAATCCTAATGTGTAACCTCAAAGCTCATTCATTCCATAACTACACACACCTCCTTGGCGGCTTGTGTAAACAATACTTGATCACTGCAATTAATACGGAGATTGAAAGGAAAACTTTGTAAATGAATTTGTACCAAAGAGGGACATAATTCcctaattatgtatatatatatatatatatatacacacacattacTCAATTGACAACCATATCTACCTGCTGAACCCAACCCATCCCTTGTAGCACCACAAATGCTAAACTTGCATAGTAACATGGTAGGCCTACTATCGTTTGGCTACTTAACAACTTAGCAATGTCGTATCATTGACAAAACTAAAGATAAACTCAGACGCCAACATCTGCAACTTGCATATTTACAATGAAAGATATCTAAGTATGTTTTCCAAATATAAATTGCATATTTGAAAGAGTGCCAAAAGTTAACTTAGGGGACATCaccagtggcggcgccaaggggggACTTGggggggctttagccccccactgaagtagtcagccccccccccattagcccccccaacTGAAAAAGGCACACACAAAAtactcattgaaacaatatagcctacccaaattttgtcagtcataacgcagtgctacaatggtcaatggaaattttgatgaattttgttcTCATACGGCAATGTCGTGTGCGTTTCACAAACAGCGTGTATACAGACTAAAACAGGAGTTGTGTCAGAGAGCGCCATATAATAATTGAGCAAAGGAATTGGATCTTTCACAGcaggtaatattttagtgatacgaaaactgtgaattggtatcttccattctaatttgactaaagttactcacaaaaaaatgcatatttttggagaaattttcaggtgacaaaagcctcgctaaatgccaccattttgcatgtaggcctttccaggattgggaaaaatttcaaaaggggaggggccaccccctcccctcatacccctcccccaggacgacgatcactcaatcttgtaagccacccCAAAAAATGGCTCAGCCCCCCCTTAGCctccccaactaaaaattcctggcGCCCCCACTGGACATCACTTATGGAATTCATGGGATCTTTGAGTGAATGTAGGGACCAAACCCAGGAACCCattgctttgtttttgtaaaagggggggggggtgtaaccaagggatatatttttcttcttataaCTTCTTTAAAAAAACTTTCTGAGGTCAAATGGTCATGCACATAGGAGTTAGGGTGTATTTCATCAGTGACTCGAAGGTTTTTTAAAGTATAAGAGGGTTACGAGTTTTTTCTCATGATCATGCAGTTCTTTGCAAAACATAACATCACTCAATTCAACTATGCAAAAGTGACCTAATATCATGCGGATAAAAGCTTGTGGGTGGGTGTTGGAAGAACAGTTCTTATGCTTTTATTGATAACACCAGGAACTATTATCTACATGAGTGTCCATTGTTTTTTCATCATTGAGGTCACTCCGGGCATGCATCCAAAGAGCCATTActatttattttcttacaaGGGGTCCTTCTCAATACCCCTCCATTTGAatgaaaaaatgtttataatggtaatatataataaaatatatctatTACCCGGTAATGTTTAGGTAGGTGACGTTTCTTTTAAtagtttctttttcattgtaAACGCTGTAGAGTCACGCATGCGCCCACGTTTTAATCATTAATATGCTATACTGGTATTCTATATCTTCTgttaaaattgttttctttgaatcTTGTTTAATGGGTATGAGAGGAGTTTGTATTTTCATGATCTGAAAAATTCgaattattcaaaatattatttacatagaGAAAGAAGTTGCCTCCATTTTGGTTCTTTAAGTCCTTGTAACAGCAACATTAGGACATGACTTTTGTCTCAGTAAAATAGAGCAGTGTCCAAGCTCCAGTAAGATATCTTGTTGGCATTTGTTTCTTTAAGGAACTTGATTTGTTAATATGATTTTGATTGAAACTCTtacaaatcccccccccccttatattCTAACACTAAATGGTCACATTAGGGGGTGATATATACTGTCTTCACTGTTACTTTTAAGAAGGTatgatagttttttttatatgattaaCAAAGCAGATATCCTGGACTACCACTATAGTGGTTTAAGAGTCTGTCCCACCGTCCTTGTATATAGGTTAGAGAGGGGTTTGAATGTGAAATTTGGGCAttttgccatatatatatacctacgcTAGATTTGGAAATTGGTCGTAAGGACCTATCTGAGTCGCCGTCATTTCTCGTAAGAAGTAGgtatcaaattgaaattttaatgtCATGATTGAGGATACGCTAAGATATCATCACTGAAATTCGCACGAATATAGTTTGCGCgaacattgaagaaaaaaaaattgggtagAGGGGCGAATTGCTAAAAGATATTCTCTAAAAGTACAGATGTTATTATATAACAATAAGCATTTTCGCCCTAGGTTTTATTTTATGcatatgtcgccctaagtgttttGAAAAGAGTTCAATTTACTTAGGGCGACATGTATAAGTGTCACTAATTAAATAGTTAAGTATAATCCTTGCAAAGGGAGTATTATAAATAGCACCATACTGAAGTCCTAACAATGGTTCAGTGTAACGAAATAACATGACATCGCCAATGTCGCCCAAAGTGTTATTTGATGCGATGTCTCAGTGTTGTGAAAGAGTTAAATTCACTTCATCTATGTATGAtgcaggtgacaaaagcctacAGTGGATGAAATGACAACATTCGCTACAGGTTTCGAACTTCTGGGCATTCAGTTAGTTGCCATGACCGATAGTTGGTTaaggtgtccgcatataaagcggaaggtcctggttcgaatcccggatgaggctggaagtttttcactctTCTGGAGTTTCCAACTCATTGCAATTTCAAACGTAGATATACCTGCACTGTAAAAAATTTCtctgtatatttacaaaagaaaagctgTCAATTAGTTTCCATCTGTTTTTTCATCAGTGTACAACAGCAACTGTAAATGCACAACTACGGTTTGTGTAGAAACAGattcatttctatttattcaGGTAGAATTTTATGTGGCAACATGGAAGAAGTGATGTAAAATTCAAGATACTTTTTGTATATTGGTCGAACTTTTTTCGTTTCTAGACAGAATGTTTCCgttaatttaccaaataacAGTTTGTATACACAGTAAAAAGTTGTGgttgaaagtaaaaattatgtattcaaaT carries:
- the LOC139961554 gene encoding WASH complex subunit 1-like codes for the protein MPVQVYSVPIIQPDLRREETIHQIADALEYLEKVANDVFDRIEKRVKDGQDKLTGVNKRLEVAQAKVDKIKNSKKAIKVFSSNKYPAPEDKHSYVSVFEESSELGTIQRPSRKLHSKHANLDNRSLKEKLQFYNVQLNISKKDKEGGNTHEGLGGLPKNITSVSNLLLFNTSENPYKKYVMIDPLGAVTKTRKALEDEQEEEMGAAPESITQREQLDRLTAENYFYVPDLGEVPEIDVPSYLPDLPGVADDVTYSAALGPSIAPSLPGSHIPELPSVTPEAMAIEAPPSSNLPALPAPDSSGGPAPSSAPPPPPPPPPPPPPPPPSAAPSAPTPPAGAQPAVAKPEAGRASLLESIRAAGGADKAKLKSAKDRKLDKKQKQEKAAAPPKGGGDLMGDLFSKLAMRRKGISGTKRQGGSTGGGTEGGNQGTENKESAMDKLSHMIPTVSSSGHDDEDDWD